The following proteins are co-located in the Haloarcula marismortui ATCC 43049 genome:
- a CDS encoding M28 family peptidase produces MDDTDWIGETFTSTVGWDHLETLVDIGNRMAGSGGERAAAEATRDALAEYTRDARLSEFGIQGWERGDSAVHAGGSPVATQAHECIALPRSPAGEVTGELVDVGHGLPEDFEDADCEGQIVLARSDVPDWYDRYIHRREKYYHAVEAGAAGFIYRNHVDGVLPPTGSVGTADAPIGEIPAIGVASETGARLARRYAGENVTLSVDCETPKATSQNVHAELGPDTDERLLVTSHADAHDIAEGAMDNGAGTAMVVEVARALAGREDELATRVEFVAFGAEEVGLVGSNRLAGETTLDDVTAVLNFDGVVQGRTLKCYTHGFDALTAAAEDVADRLDHPISLTPEQGPHSDHWPFVQRGVPGYHVTSETGGEGRGWGHTHADTLDKLEPRTFREQAVLLTELAVALADDSARPAHKDPAEIANALEAQNLAEGMRITGDWPFGD; encoded by the coding sequence ATGGACGACACTGACTGGATCGGAGAAACGTTCACCAGCACGGTCGGGTGGGACCACTTGGAGACGCTGGTCGACATCGGGAACCGGATGGCGGGCAGCGGCGGCGAACGGGCGGCCGCAGAAGCGACCCGAGACGCGCTGGCGGAATACACCCGCGACGCTCGGCTCTCTGAGTTCGGGATACAGGGCTGGGAGCGGGGCGACAGCGCCGTCCACGCCGGCGGGTCACCGGTGGCGACACAGGCCCACGAGTGCATCGCCCTCCCGCGGTCGCCGGCCGGCGAGGTGACCGGCGAACTGGTCGATGTCGGTCACGGTCTCCCAGAGGATTTCGAAGACGCTGACTGCGAGGGCCAGATAGTGCTGGCCCGCTCGGACGTGCCAGACTGGTACGACCGGTATATCCACCGGCGGGAAAAGTACTACCACGCTGTCGAGGCGGGAGCCGCGGGGTTCATCTACCGTAACCACGTCGACGGCGTGCTGCCACCGACCGGGAGCGTCGGCACCGCGGACGCACCAATCGGCGAGATTCCGGCTATCGGCGTCGCAAGCGAGACGGGCGCACGGCTGGCTCGCCGATACGCCGGGGAAAACGTCACCCTCAGCGTCGACTGCGAGACCCCCAAGGCGACGAGCCAGAACGTCCACGCCGAACTGGGACCGGACACGGACGAGCGACTGCTGGTGACCAGCCACGCCGACGCCCACGACATCGCGGAAGGGGCGATGGACAACGGGGCCGGGACGGCGATGGTCGTTGAGGTGGCCCGCGCGCTGGCCGGCCGCGAGGACGAACTGGCGACGCGCGTGGAGTTCGTCGCCTTCGGTGCCGAGGAGGTCGGACTTGTCGGCTCGAATCGGCTGGCCGGCGAAACTACCCTCGACGACGTAACGGCCGTGCTCAACTTCGACGGCGTCGTTCAGGGTCGCACGTTGAAGTGTTACACCCACGGCTTCGACGCACTTACCGCCGCTGCCGAGGACGTGGCTGACCGCCTTGACCACCCCATTTCGCTCACGCCGGAGCAAGGCCCCCATAGCGACCACTGGCCGTTCGTGCAGCGGGGCGTCCCCGGCTATCACGTGACCAGCGAAACCGGCGGCGAGGGACGTGGCTGGGGCCACACCCACGCCGATACGCTGGACAAACTGGAACCCCGGACGTTCCGCGAACAGGCCGTCCTTCTAACCGAACTTGCTGTGGCGCTTGCGGACGACTCTGCACGGCCTGCTCACAAAGACCCCGCGGAGATCGCCAATGCGCTCGAAGCACAGAACCTCGCCGAAGGGATGCGGATTACAGGAGATTGGCCTTTCGGCGATTGA